From the genome of Leptodactylus fuscus isolate aLepFus1 chromosome 1, aLepFus1.hap2, whole genome shotgun sequence, one region includes:
- the KLF3 gene encoding Krueppel-like factor 3 has product MLMFDPVPIKQEAIEPMAMSYQPSYLDSLKTNKYSVIYPTPNMLHSKLYHGAETLSAFQMEPVDLTTNKRNSPPSPGRSPSPVKYSSPKRRSSPGLFMPSPSPPLKKLTPSPPAVPPFPMPLAMNPLLSAFPRHGYRNPGLLPILQPMVVQPVPFVYTPHLQHPIMVLAEEMENQSSKHMPVTVPECFEKPQLLKSIKIEPGTDQPMAEVYPEQMSPGVSTPPKVMFHEHHPSVIVHPGKRPLPVESPETQRKRRIHRCDYDGCNKVYTKSSHLKAHRRTHTGEKPYQCTWEGCTWKFARSDELTRHFRKHTGIKPFQCPDCDRSFSRSDHLALHRKRHMLV; this is encoded by the exons TCATATCAACCAAGTTACCTAGACTCATTGAAGACGAATAAATACAGCGTCATTTACCCAACGCCAAACATGCTGCACAGTAAACTTTACCACGGTGCTGAAACATTGTCTGCATTCCAAATGGAGCCGGTGGATCTCACTACAAACAAGAGGAATTCACCTCCCTCCCCTGGAAGGTCCCCATCGCCTGTCAAATATTCGTCTCCCAAAAGAAGAAGTTCTCCAGGTTTATTTATGCCCTCACCCAGTCCGCCATTGAAAAAATTAACTCCATCACCTCCTGCTGTGCCACCCTTCCCAATGCCATTAGCAATGAATCCATTATTGTCTGCATTTCCAAGACATGGATATAGGAACCCTGGACTCTTACCCATATTGCAGCCAATGGTTGTACAGCCTGTTCCTTTTGTCTACACCCCTCATCTTCAGCATCCAATAATGGTACTAGCTGAAGAAATGGAGAATCAAAGTAGTAAACACA TGCCTGTGACAGTGCCCGAATGTTTCGAAAAGCCTCAACTATTAAAAAGCATAAAAATTGAACCTGGGACAGATCAACCTATGGCAGAAGTCTACCCCGAACAAATGTCACCTGGTGTCAGTACACCTCCAAAGGTGATGTTCCACGA ACATCACCCATCAGTCATAGTACACCCGGGAAAGAGGCCACTACCTGTGGAATCTCCAGAAACCCAGAGGAAGCGAAGAATACACAGATGCGACTATGATGGCTGCAATAAAGTTTACACCAAAAGTTCCCACTTAAAGGCGCACAGGAGAACACATACAG GGGAAAAACCTTATCAGTGTACTTGGGAAGGATGCACATGGAAGTTTGCCCGCTCTGACGAACTGACTCGGCATTTCCGTAAACACACTGGAATCAAACCATTTCAGTGTCCAGACTGTGACCGTAGCTTCTCCCGCTCGGACCACCTTGCCCTGCACAGAAAGAGACACATGCTTGTctga